A stretch of DNA from Molothrus ater isolate BHLD 08-10-18 breed brown headed cowbird chromosome Z, BPBGC_Mater_1.1, whole genome shotgun sequence:
tgtttagaatttttgcaaagaaaggaaatgaattttttcagaaaacaataaATTCACGACTTGCTAGAAGCAAGTATGTAAAgaatacatgtatttttattctaGGAGAGCTACTTGCATTGAGCATTGCCTGCTCAACCAGTTTTAAGTCGTTACTTATTAGCCTACTGACTACTCTGAATTAAGCTTTTAATCTAGTTGTTTCTGTGGTTTCTAAAATAAGCTGCAGTGTGACATGTCAGAGTCTAATGCTGCTGGGGAAAGTGAATGCTCTAATATGTAAAATACCTAATAGACCCTTATATGTTTTGACAGATTGGCAAAATGAGGTATGTCAGTGTTCGGGATTTTAAAGGGAAAGTCTTAATTGATATTAGAGAATACTGGATGGATCAAGAAGGTGAAATGAAGCCTGGCAGAAAAGGTATTGTTCTGCTTCATGTTACTTTGTATTGAAACGTGGTCTGCACTTTGCAGTAGAACTTCctatataatatttttctcctttgttgcTGCGTTATTCTTATTGAGtattattttcactttcttaTGATTTGTATTTTTACAAAGGATTAGTTTTATCTGTAGGTTATGGATAAAATCTTAAGTGAGTCTGTTTTCCTAAAGAGATCCTCCATGATTTATGGAAAGCAAGATGTCAAATACAAGCAAATTTGGTAGGGGAGTTGTAAACATATTTATACCATTGCCATATTTCttctcccccccacccccagtgATTAACTTAATGAACTGAATTTCCTCTTATggttggatttcttttttcagaattagctaaaaatatttaatcatttaataagatttttaatttattaaaccAACCATGTCCTTCAGTTTCTACTAAATTTTAGATTAAAACAACCTAAACATTTCATGTGactaattatgaaaaaaattgttaaaaatattttaatagagGGAGAAATATCTCAAATGTCCCAAGTTTGTAATCTGTAGCACAGCACAAGCCATTGTACTTCTAGTTGTCACTTGCACAGTTGCTTTTCATGGCAAGGCTTCACTGTGTACCATTTTCAGAACTTCCACATCTCAAGATGGGAATTGTAGAATAGTTGGCAGTGGTGGTGCTCTGCTTAATGTTATATTGCTTCTCTTTGAAAAGCCTACTTTTTATCCATTTTCATATAGCATCAGTGCAAGAGGTAAGTATGAAATGTTCTGCCCTGGCGAttcatagaaccacagaatggtttgagttggaagggaccttggagATCATCTCGTTCAGCACCACTCCCTGCTGTAGGCAGGAActccttccactagaccaggttcctcagagcctcatccagcctggccttgagcacttccaggcatgggTCATCCAcattttctgggcaacctgtgccagtgcatTGTCACATTCAGAgtacagaatttcttcctaatacccgCTCTAAATCTACCCACTTCCATTCTACCCACCCCCATTCCTCCCTGTCATGTCACTACATGCTGTTGCAAAAAGTCCTTCCCCCAGCCTTGTGTACTGGCAGGCTGCTAAGTTTGAAGAAATCTAATGTACAATCACTGTAAGGTTTGTTACATTCTTTTGGTGTGTTCAGGAGCAACTCAGTAAGCAGTCATTTAGAATGTTTGAGAAGCATTTTCAACATTGCTTAAATAACCACTGAGAATAGGTTTGCGTTAACAGCTATACTGGTGCTCTACAGGAAAATTGCTGGTTTTGGATTTGTTGCTAGTTAACGGAAACGGTTACTCTTAACTTCTAAGGACTTCATGTTCTGTGTTTCAAGGTAGAATTCAATAGTATGTGCACTTAGAATGGCAAACAACAACAGGATTTAAAGGGTGGGCTAAGTGACAAAAATGAGAGGAAGTAGATAGAAGTGTTCATCAATGCAGCAAGGGTCTGAATTTTGTTATGATAAAAATAATCTTATACAATATGTGAGTCTAATGTTTCCTTGATGCACTCATAAGCTGCTTATCTATGTATCTATTCTGAAACCAGTATAAGCAGTCAAAATTTtgtaataaaacaaaaataaacccagcagTTTAAATTACTGTCAGTGTCTTAAATAGCAGGTCTGAATTTTGTTTGGTTCACTTGGTCTGTGATTGAGGGACATCTTCATGACATTTAATCCCCTAATAATGGTTAGCACACCTGACCTGTTTTCAGATGAAACCTGCCCTCCAAAGACTGGTGGAAGACTGCTTAGAGAAGCCCCATGTACACTACTTGCTGTTTTAAATTGTGGTGGTGCTCTGATAAGACagtgatggaaaagaaaaggctatGTGCTCTGAAAATAGAATCCAAAGTTTCAGCTGTTTTTAGGTCCTGCTCTACCTTCAGGCAGAAAGCAATGAAGGAAAGCTATCACTGGGAGAGGACAGTAGGAATAATTAGTTGGAAGAGCTTGACAGGAGAAAGTATGAGATGACTGGGAACTCTGGGAGCCTGCACTTTCCACAGAGTGGTTGTAGAAATTTTTGGGTAAGAATGAGTATACCAAAGCACAAATGAAACACGTGCCTGTACTCAAGCTTGAGGGAAGATGAGATCAAATTTAGAACTGAAGTGATGGTGTGTGGAGTACTGAATGATTATTGGTTGAATGTCACTAGAAGCTGTAGAGAACTTGAAGTAAAAAGTAACTTTGGTGTTGGTTTGTGAGTTCTAGGGAGTGATAGTCTCTCCAAAAGGCTCCTTACAGCACCTGCTATTTGTAGTactttacaaaacaaaaaggggaaaatccctccccccccccccccccccccccccgaatTACAGTACTAGAAAGGTGTGCAGCAGACCTGTCTGCATAGGTACAGCTTTTAGGAGCCAACAGgaatagaaattatttcctaCTTATCACCCAGGACATTTGTACTGCATTCTGTCAAGGCCAGAGTTGTGTTTCACTTCTTGTGTTTAGCCTAGTACTTGTACAGTTATGTTACacacattttctttgtaaaCTGGTTTAGAAATGACCTGAAGTGCAGTTGAAGCTTTTGAAGTGGGTAGTTTCACTTTGTAACTAAGATGGTTGCTGAAGTAACTCAAGTATTAATATTATAACAGAGGCTTAGTGTATGAAAACAGCCTTTATAATAATTGCACAAGATCCTGCAccacaattttctttttgtcttaagtgtttatttttaatgcttttcagGTATTTCTTTAAATCCAGAACAGTGGAACCAGCTGAAGGAACAGATTTCTGATATTGATGATGCAGTAAGAAAACTCTAAAGACAGAGCCATACAAAAACTTATATCATTTAGTTGTATTAAGCAGTCTTTTTACATTGgctttaattttctaaaatattgttttccaAGCTATTGTATATTTGGATTGCAAAACAATTTGTAAGATGAATACTTTTTTTATGTGCATTAAAAGTGTATTCTGAGTGAGGCTATTTGTGTATACTTTACTAAAAGGAATTGTTGCTTTCACCCCGTGgtgtaaaataaacaaattaagTAATATGTAAAGCATACTTGTTTATGGCCTTTTGATTCAAGGTATTTGCTGATAAGGCCATCTAATAGCTTTAGccattgttttaatttcagtttagtTTACAGTAAATATTCATTTGTTTTATGAGGGGATTTCTTGAAATGTGTCAAgttcactttttcttttattccattttctttggTATTGCcctgcagctttctgctttAAGACTTGATACAAACAGTGAATActtggaaaaacacatttttgtagATAATTTTCAATACTGTGTTTGCTAATTTACTCTATTTATTCAGATGTTAACAGTCTTGAATATATAGCTTTTTTTTGCATTACTTGCATGAAGCATTATGCTAAACAATAACACTTGACCACAAAACACATGCTCTCTCTTCCCATTTTTCTATAGCTTGCTTGATCTAGAATATACAagtagccttttttttttggactttAGATGTGAAGCATTAGCTTCTACAGTAATAGACATATACCTCAGAGTAAGACAGTATTTAAAGGCTCCAAACGTGGTTATTAGTTAATGCTCTTTAAGGTTTGCATGAAATTCATTCTGGAAGGCATAATCAGTTATGGAAAAGGAGTGGTTTACCTGTCTGTAGGGTTTTTGTTCATTTGAAAGTATTGCATAAACAATGATGCTTAATTAGACTGTAACACAGGTTAAACAGTCAAACGGGGTTAAAACTGCTGCAGCCAAAATGTCTGTCTGTCATGTTTCTGCCTCATGCACGCTCTGCCCAGGCCTCAGGGTGCTCCCTGTGGCTCCAGTGTGCAGGGCTGGTTTATCTCTGTGCGGAAGGCGCTTAGCGCGCGCAGGGGGATTACCCGGTACACGGCACACCATGACCCAGCAAGCTTGGCTGGTCAGCC
This window harbors:
- the SUB1 gene encoding activated RNA polymerase II transcriptional coactivator p15, giving the protein MPKSKELVSSSSSASDSDSEVDKKAKRKKQVTPEKTVKKQKTGESSKGAASSKQSSNRDENMFQIGKMRYVSVRDFKGKVLIDIREYWMDQEGEMKPGRKGISLNPEQWNQLKEQISDIDDAVRKL